In Triticum urartu cultivar G1812 chromosome 6, Tu2.1, whole genome shotgun sequence, the following proteins share a genomic window:
- the LOC125514524 gene encoding actin-histidine N-methyltransferase, protein MAAAAAGATPATARKALASTTSALLSSSFALRRRSLSCSAASGATAPRIAQQPPDLLRWVQREGGFVHPALRVADHPEYGLGVSATAADGVIPPGAVLIDLPGRIPLRLRRPADAADAVLMQLADRVPEELWSMRLGLRLLQERTKSDSFWWPYIANLPETFTVPIFFPGEDIKNLQYAPLLHQINKRCRFLLEFEKELKQKLGTVPSGDHPFCGQDLHSSSLGWAMSAASSRAFRLHGEIPMLLPLVDMCNHSFSPNARIVQEGDVESPDMSVKVVAETQIDQNAAVTLNYGCYPNDFYLLDYGFVVTSNPYDQVELSYDGNLLDAASMAAGVSNPNFSTPAKWQQEILSQLNLHGEGAILKVSLGGPDIVDGRLLAALRVLLAADPETVGKHDLKTLMSLGTEAPLGPTVEASALRTVLALCAIALQHFHTKIMDDQAVLKGEPPLTTQLAVQFRLQKKLMLVDIMQNLSRRIKTLAPEKSTA, encoded by the exons ATGGCTGCCGCCGCGGCGGGCGCGACGCCAGCGACGGCGCGGAAGGCcctcgcctccacgacctccgcCCTCCTCTCCTCTTCATTCGCGCTCCGCCGCCGCAGCTTGTCCTGCTCCGCCGCATCAGGAGCGACCGCCCCGCGCATCGCGCAGCAGCCGCCGGACCTGCTCCGGTGGGTGCAGCGCGAGGGAGGTTTCGTGCACCCGGCTCTCCGAGTGGCCGATCATCCCGAGTACGGCCTCGGGGTGTCCGCCACGGCGGCCGACGGCGTCATCCCCCCCGGAGCCGTCCTCATTGATCTCCCTGGGCGCATCCCGCTACGACTCCGCCGCCCAGCCGATGCTGCGGACGCAGTACTGATGCAGCTCGCCGACCGAGTCCCCG AGGAACTGTGGTCAATGAGACTCGGCTTGAGGTTGCTTCAAGAAAGGACAAAATCCGATTCATTTTGGTGGCCATATATCGCGAACCTGCCAGAGACTTTTACGGTACCAATCTTCTTTCCAGGGGAAGACATAAAGAACTTGCAATatgctcctctcctccaccag ATAAATAAAAGATGCCGCTTCCTTCTCGAGTTTGAGAAAGAGCTTAAACAGAAGCTTGGTACTGTGCCCTCAGGAGATCATCCTTTTTGTGGACAAGATTTGCACTCGTCTTCCCTTGGATGGGCTATGTCAGCAGCGTCTTCACGAGCATTCCGTCTGCATGGTGAAATCCCAATGTTGTTGCCCCTTGTTGATATGTGCAACCACAGTTTTAGCCCGAATGCTAGGATTGTCCAGGAAGGAGATGTCGAGAGCCCTGATATGTCAGTTAAG GTTGTTGCTGAGACGCAGATTGATCAAAACGCTGCTGTTACACTGAACTATGGTTGCTACCCCAATGATTTTTATCTTCTTGATTATGGATTTGTAGTAACATCGAATCCATACGATCAAGTGGAACTGAGCTATGATGGTAATCTTCTCGATGCTGCTAGCATGGCAGCAGGGGTTTCTAATCCCAACTTTTCAACACCAGCCAAGTGGCAACAGGAAATCTTGTCACAGCTAAATCTACACGGAGAGGGTGCTATTCTAAAG GTCAGCTTAGGAGGTCCGGACATAGTAGACGGGCGCTTATTAGCTGCGCTGCGAGTTCTTCTTGCAGCTGACCCGGAGACCGTGGGCAAGCACGATCTGAAAACTTTGATGTCGCTTGGCACGGAAGCTCCTCTGGGCCCTACCGTCGAAGCCTCGGCGCTCCGAACTGTTCTCGCACTTTGCGCCATTGCCCTCCAACACTTCCACACCAAGATAATGGATGACCAGGCCGTCCTGAAGGGAGAACCCCCTCTTACTACTCAACTGGCCGTCCAGTTTAGATTGCAGAAGAAGCTGATGCTCGTCGACATAATGCAGAATCTTAGTCGGAGAATCAAGACGCTGGCTCCGGAGAAATCTACTGCCTAG